The sequence GATTTGATGGTTTCTGGAAGTGCCGCTTTACAGCCACGTTTGACTAGAGTTTTTGCTGCTGCAGAAATTCCGGTTATGGAAGGCTACGGTTTATCTGAAACTTCTCCGGTAATTGCAGTAAACGATCAAAGAAACAGAGGTTTCAAAATTGGAACTGTTGGAAAAGTAATTCGCAATGTAGAAGTTAAAATTGCCGAAGATGGAGAAATTCTTTGCAAAGGACCAAACGTAATGCTAGGTTATTACAAAGATCCAGAAAAAACAGCTGAAGCTTTACAAGATGGTTATTTCCACACGGGAGATATTGGAGAAATCGACAGCGAAGGTTTCTTGAAAATCACCGACCGTAAAAAAGAAATGTTCAAGACTTCTGGAGGTAAATATATCGCGCCACAAATGATCGAAAATGCTATGAAACAGTCTCGTTTTATTGAGCAGATTATGGTTATTGGCGAAGGAGAAAAAATGCCAGGCGCTTTTATTCAGCCTAATTTTGAATTTGTAAAAGAATGGGCAAAAATTCATAAAATAACTTTAGGAAGCACTGACAAAGAAATCAGTGAAAATCCAGACGTTATTAAACGTATCGATGAAGAAGTAGAAAGCATAAACAAGAAATTTGGGCACTGGGAACAAGTGAAACGATTTGAGCTTACTCCAGATGTTTGGTCGATTGACGGCGGACAGCTTACTCCTACCCTAAAATTAAAACGTAAAATCATTAAAGAAATCTACAAAGATCTTTACGCTAAAATCTATGGTCATAATTAAAATTCCAAAATAGTTAACCAAAGGAAAAGGCTGTCTTTATCGAGACAGCCTTTTTTTGTATTAAAAACAGGTATTTCTACTTTGAATATCAATTTATAAATCCTTTATTTTTGATTTATCCTAAATACAAAACCATGCCTTGGACAGTCCTTGAACAATTATGGAAATGTGCTGTTGATCCTAAAAATGCTGATTTGAGCAATTCAAACTGGAACAACGAAATTAAAACTCTATATCTGTTAGGTATTGGCATGGAAGATGCTTTACAGTTTTTACATTCAGAAAAACCAGATTTTGAATCTTTTAAAGCATGGATTTACAGTAGAAAACAAGATGCTGTTGCCGAAACTGACGATTTAACAGAAAATGTTTTATCTGAAGAAGATATTAAATTCTGGAATCAAAATGGTTATATAGTAGTTAAAAATGCAATCTCAAAAGAAGCTTGCGAAAACACACAAAAAGCCATTTGGGAATATTTGAAAATGGATCCTGAAAACCAAGAAAGCTGGTACAATCGTCATGAAAATCAAAAAGGGCTTATGCTTAATTTTTCTAATCACGAAACTTTAAACCAAAACCGCTTTTCTCCAAGAGTTAAAAAAGCATATGAACAGCTCTATAAAACCTCTAAAATTTACAAAACAATTGACAAGGTAAGTTTCAATCCGCCTGAAACAGAGAATTTTAATTTTCTGGGAAGTCCACTTCATTGGGATATGAGTTTAAAAAAGCCTTTAACTTTTGGTCTGCAGGGATTGCTTTACTTAACCGATTGTGGGCCAAATGATGGTGCTTTTCATTGTGTTCCGGGTTTTCATAACCAAATTGATCAATGGCTTGACGAACTTGAGCCTTATGAAAATCCAAGAGAGAAAGCATTGCAGACATTGCAACCAAAACCAATTACGGGACAAGCTGGAGATTTTATTATTTGGAATCAAGCACTTCCGCACTGCGCTACCCCAAACAAAGGAAAAAAACCGCGAATGGTTCAATATCTTACGTATCTTCCAGATGATTATAATACAGCTGGAGAGTGGATTTAAACCATTCTAGTTTTTCAGACACCAATTCAAAATCTTAGCGATATTTTTAGCATCGTCAATGCCTCTGTGATGCGTTCCTTCCAACGGAATATTAAGCAGTGCCAAAGCACCATTCATTCCGGTTGGTTTTACCAAACCAAATTTTTCGGCAAAATGAGTTTTTACATTAATATGTTCATCTCCCATTGGATATGAAATACCGAACGATTTACACTGCTTTTTAAGCATATTCAAATCGTATTGACCGTAACTTGCCCAAGTATATAAATCGGGATTGTATTGATCGATTAACAAATCAACAGCTTCTTCAAAACTAACGCCGTTTTCATCCAGTAAATCCTGAGTTATTGTTGTCAATTCTGTACAAAACGTACTTACGTTTGAGCGTTGCGGTTTTATTAATATTCCTTTATTCTTGGAAATTTCGCCGGTTTCAGTATCTAATACGGCCAAACCAATTTCAATAATTTCATTTTCCTGACCCTTCGGGACTACGCCTTGCCAACATGTGGCTTCTAAATCGATAATAATAATTTTATCTGTTGTTTTCATTTTTTTAAATTTTTAATAATTATGTGTGTTTAACCGCAAAGAGCGCAAAGGTTTACGCAAAGGAACGCTAAGATTTTTTCTCTCGCAGATCAAGCAGATTTCAGCAGATTTTTTTAATAATCCTTTTAATCCTTCAATCTGTGGCTAAAAACTTTGCGTCTTTGCGACTTTGCGAGATTTTTTAAACGCAAGGAGCGCTAAGGTTTACGCAAAGGAACGCTAAGATTAGTTTCTCGCAGATTCAGCAGATTCAGCAGATTTTTTTAATAATCCTTTTAATCCTTCAATCTGTGGCTAAAAACTTTGCGTCTTTGCGACTTTGCGAGATTTTTTAAACGCAAGGAGCGCTAAGGTTTACGCAAAGGAACGCTAAGATTTGTTTCGCGCAGATTGAGCAGATTTGAGCATATTTTTTTAATAATCCTTTTAATCCTTCAATCTGTGGCTAAAAACTTTGCGTCTTTGCGACTTTGCGAGATTTTTTAACCGCAAGGAGCGCTAAGGTTTACGCAAAGGAACGCTAAGATTTGTTTCGCGCAGATTGAGCAGATTTGAGCATATTTTTTTAATAATCCTTTTAGTCCTTCAATCGGTGGCTAAAAACTTTGCGTCTTTGCGACTTTGCGAGATTTTTTAAACGCAAGGAGCGCTAAGGTTTACGCAAAGGAACGCTAAGATTAGTTTCTCGCAGATTCAGCAGATTTAGCAGATTTTTTTAATAATCCTTCTAATCTGTGAAATCTGTGGCAAAAAAACTTTGTCTCCTAGTTCCGATAGTTATCGGGATTGTGGTAAAAGCCCTAGAAAAAGAAACTTTTAAAATCTCGGAAGAAGTTTCCTTTCTTAGACTTTTTTTCAGCGCTCTTCTTTTCGAAAAAAGCTTTCGCTTTCTCTATTCTTTCTTTTGGTTTTGCTTTCTCAGTTTTAGAATTTTCGTAAAACTTTTTGAAAGGACGCAATTCAAAATCAACCAAAATTGCAGCCATATTGATAGCGTCAATGTTTGACGGATCTGTTTCGCCTTTGAAGAACGTTTCGATAGGTCGGAACTTATCTTTTTTCTCCTTAAACTTATTCTTTTTGGTGTGATCGAAATCTAAGCCCAAAAGATTACTGAAGACATTCAAGTCATCCTTTGTTGGGTTATTTTCGAAAATCAACCAGCACAAATCACGAAGTTTTCCACGAGAAGGTTGGTACAAATAATCAAAGTATTTCCCTTCTTTTTCGATTTCGTATTTTTTTCTAATTGCGTTTTTATATTGTTGTAATGTATTGTTTTGCATGGTATTTTGATTTTGTAATTCTTGGGAATCTCAGGAAATCGAAGGCTTTTCTAAGAAAACCCATATCACAAAACTTCAAAAGCACCAATGCTTTACCAGAGAAATATCTCTAAATGATATATATAATTTTCCTAAAATTCACCTTTCCATTCCATAGGTTAATAAGCTCTAAATCCATTTTTCCGCTCGAGGCAAATGGAGGCTCATTAAATTCCACTTTATCTGTTTGACCACTATAGTCTGACCTAAGTCCTATTTTTTGATTCATCCTTATTTTTTTTAGTTTCTGAGAGACTAAGATGCTAAGCTTCTAAGCTTTTTCTTGTAGCACTTTGTTTCTTTGTCACTTTGTTTCTTTGTTCCTTTTTCACTTGCCGTTAAGGCATAAAAAAAGCACCCAATTAAAGGTGCTTCATAACAGATACGATATAACTATCCTATTGCTTATATTGATGCACCGACATGTAAAAGCTTTCACGACTTGAAATCGAGGCTGCTAATCCTGGGTTGTGTATGTATAATTTAAAACTCATTTTATTTATTTTTTATAATTGTTGTTGTTGTTATTATTTTTTATTGTTATTGCTATTGTTATTGCAATTTGTTTCAATTTTGTTGGGCAAAGATATGATGAAAAAAATCATACTTCCAAATATTTTTTAAGATTATTTTTCTGATTATCAAATAGTTAATATAAAATAAAAGCAAAGAAATTCCTGTCCGCATACTGGTGCAGATTTATCTTTTTAGCAAATGACTGTAGCTCATCAGATTACTTTCCAAGACTATATCTTTCTATTTTTATTAATCATTAAACATTTTGGTCAATTATTTTTTTAGTTTTTTTAGTTATGGTTTGGTTTTCTATCATTTTGAACATTTTTTTGTCACACTGAGCGAAGTCGAAACATCTTTTTTGTCACACTGAGCGAAGTCCAAGTGGCTCCAAAACAAAAAAAGCGTCCTGAAATGAGGACGCTTTTCTGTTTTATGATGAGTTTGACTCTAAATTTTATATTTCAATTTCACAAAAACACACACGCATCCTGAGCTTACAGCTGGAGAATCTCCGGCTAAAGTTTCAAAATTTTGGTTTGCTGAAAGTATCATTTGTGTTTTTATTGTTTTTAATTACAGATACAAATGTAGTATATTTTGTGATAATTTAACATATATTGGTTAAAATAAAATTTTTATAACAAATGCTATGAGTTGATATTTATAAGGTTTATTGATGTGATTGTTCTCAGATTCACTATTAAGGCTCGAATTACTTTTCATCATGTGCACGAGCGGGACGCTCGCGCCAGCAAGGGAAATAACTTATATTTTTTTTAGTTAGAATCCATATTTTTCTTCACGTTTTTTAAAAGCTTCTCTTCCTCCTTCAACTATATCGGCAATA comes from Flavobacterium sp. KACC 22761 and encodes:
- a CDS encoding 3'-5' exonuclease, with translation MKTTDKIIIIDLEATCWQGVVPKGQENEIIEIGLAVLDTETGEISKNKGILIKPQRSNVSTFCTELTTITQDLLDENGVSFEEAVDLLIDQYNPDLYTWASYGQYDLNMLKKQCKSFGISYPMGDEHINVKTHFAEKFGLVKPTGMNGALALLNIPLEGTHHRGIDDAKNIAKILNWCLKN
- a CDS encoding phytanoyl-CoA dioxygenase family protein: MPWTVLEQLWKCAVDPKNADLSNSNWNNEIKTLYLLGIGMEDALQFLHSEKPDFESFKAWIYSRKQDAVAETDDLTENVLSEEDIKFWNQNGYIVVKNAISKEACENTQKAIWEYLKMDPENQESWYNRHENQKGLMLNFSNHETLNQNRFSPRVKKAYEQLYKTSKIYKTIDKVSFNPPETENFNFLGSPLHWDMSLKKPLTFGLQGLLYLTDCGPNDGAFHCVPGFHNQIDQWLDELEPYENPREKALQTLQPKPITGQAGDFIIWNQALPHCATPNKGKKPRMVQYLTYLPDDYNTAGEWI